Genomic window ([Eubacterium] hominis):
TATGAAAAAGATGAATTTGATTTATACACAACTTCTCCTTTAAATATTGAAAAAGCTATTGATGATATTCACTTAGATCCATCATATATTGCATCTAAAACGATAGCACGCACATATATGGATAAAGATTTATCCACTTCAAATCCAGTATTTATTGATCATATTAAAAAACAAGATATCAAAGATTACTTTAAAAATCAGATTGGTTTTGTGGAAATCGTATCCCTGCATGACTATAACACAGCACGCCAAGCTTATGGTATGGATCCCATTCAATTAAAAGATCATGAGGCTTACTTATATAGCAATTATGAAATGGTCATGGATGGTGTAAAAGAAATTATATCTAAACATCCTGAAATTTCTGTATTTGATCAAAAAGTTAAAGTCGTCAATGATGACTTTGAACGTGTATCCTTATTTACAACCGTTGATAATGGTTCCATGGAATATATGACGCTTGTTGTCCCTGATGCTATAATCCCTGCCAATGCAATTATACATGATGAATATTGGAACGCAAATCTAACAGATAAAATCACACCAGAAAAATTTAGCACATACTTTAAAGATCAGATGTATAAAACATATGATGTTCCTGAGGATATCCATCGTTTCCTACAGGAATATTACATAATGGATAAAGATAATGTTTATCAATCCAGTAAAGGATTATCCGTAACCTTTACTTATATAGGCATCTATTTAGGTATCGTATTTATGATTGCAAGTGCTGTGATTCTTGCGCTTCAGCAGTTATCTAATGCGGATGAAAATAAAAAGCGTTATCTTATCCTAAATAAAATTGGTACGGATCAAAAGATGATCAATCGTACAATTTTCTTAGAAATTGCAGTATATTTCTTACTGCCACTGCTGCTTGCCATTGTTCATAGTATCGTTGGTATTCAGATTGTGAATAATATTATGGTTATGTTTGGAAAAGGAAATATCTTTGTATCTGCTCTGTTTACCGCTGGTATCATCGTTTTAATCTATGGTTCTTATTTCTGTGTAACCTATATTGGATATAAAAACATTTTGAAGTCTTAACAAAAAAGTGCAAAAAAATTGCACTTTTTTAATTTATATATGATAGCAATTCAGAATATGCTTCTTTATGAAATTTAATATAGCTTCTTTTAAATTCTGCAAACATAGATTTTTTATCTAAAAAACCTTTTAGCGTTCGCTTAACTATGATTGAGTGGTCACCATTTCTATAACGCTCTAAAGTATCAAAAAAAACATTCATTTCACTCAATAGTGCATTTAATCTCATTTGACTTTTATTTTCTCTCATTCCTGTATTTTTTTTATTGAATACTTCCATCATTAATTTTGCAGTAATGACAGCCTCATAATCATTTTCATTTTTTGCTCTAACAACTATATTTTTCCCATTAAATATAAAATCTATGCATTTCTCAGGATCCCGTTTACAACAATCCAAAACATTATCATCATATATATCTTGATTTTTTATACTATTACAATGTCCACAAGACAAAAACAAATTGTCCCAATCAAATTTTCTATCTAAATATTTACCATTTTTATGCGGCAATCGATGTTCTATTTGAGGATCTTGTAATGGAGCTATACCACAGATATAGCATTTATTATGAAAATCATTTATTAATTGCTTTACAACATCTTTTCCATCATATCTCCCGTTTACCTTTTTAGATTCTGTTTCTAATGATTTTGGAGCTGGATAACTTCTTTCAATTTTGATCATTGCAAATCTGTTCTCCTTTCAAACTCCAATTTTAAAGCCTGATATTCTGTCGTAATATCTAATGCTAAATAATCCGGAATTTTCTCTAAAAACATTTGTAATCGTGCTATTTCACTAAAATCTTCATCCTCTAACTGCTCTTTTTTTACTAATTCTTTATAACGGTTAAATTTTTCTTCTAAATCTTTAGACAGTAAATTTACGTTAAAATAGCTTTCGATAATACCCTCATATGGAATATCGTTTAATCCATTTGGAATTAAGGTATGATTTTCTAAATCGTAAATTACTGCATTGTTAATACTGTTTATTACAAAAGGTGAATGCGTTGTAACGATAAATTGTATATTAGGAAAAAAACTAGTTAAAAGTTGCAAAATATTTTTCTGTAATTCCAGATGTAAATGTGTTTCTATTTCATCAATTAAAACAATACCAGGCATACGATATTCAAATTTTCTATTTGTATATTTTTCCATTCGCATGATAATATCTACTACGATATCTAAAATAGCTGCGTATCCACTGGATAAGGTATTAAAATCAAATTTTTCTCTATTTTGCATACTAATATAGAATTGAAATTGTTCTTCATCAAAAATCAATTTAATTGATTCATCTCCAAAAATACTTTTTAATAATTTTTCAAGAGATTGAAACCATTCATCAATCTGATCTGCTTTTTCTTTTTTATTGCCTGTTAATGCTAATGCCTGTGTAACTTTTAAATCAACTAAATATTTCACAAATTTCGTGCTCGGCTTTTCATTTATCGAATATTTTTCATTAAAATTAACTTTCTCGACATTTTTCACTTCTTCTGTTTTAAAAACTCTATCTGCGCTGTAATATGCTAGAATCATATTACCATTTTGAAACGCTCTATACATATCAGCTGTTTCCACATTAAAACTGATTTTTAAACCTTTTCTTGTTTCTTGAATTTTATCCTCATAAAATTGAATTTGTGCTTCACATTGATTTATTTCCTGAATATTATTTTGCTGTTTCAATTCTTCTAATCTGTTTTTATAAAACACAAGGGAATCTTCATAATCATTAAATGAACGATCATCAGCAACACTTTTTAAATAAATTGATAATGCTTCTAATACACTTGTCTTTCCACTGCCATTTTTACCTGTTATTATTAAATTTTTTCTCTTCTCACCAAATAAAGGAATATTAATATCTTTTAAATGCCTTACAGAATCAATTTTTATATTAGTGATATAAATTTGTTTCATAATTACCTCCAATGTCTCCTTTATGGTATTATTATAAAAGAGAACTACACGATTGTGTTTTCCATTTTATTATAGCCTTAAAAATAAGTTATTACAATAACATTCTCCCCATATATGTAATGCCACTTTGATAATTGAAGACAATATAAAAAGTGCAAATTTATGCACTTTTATATTGATAAATCTTTTCTTTTGAAAATCATCACACCCAATGTAAAAAGCAGAACTGCGCCAACATATAGGATGCCTACACTCCATAAAGCACCTTGATCCATAGCGATAATCTCTTCTGGTCGAAATAAAGTTAATGGTGTTACATATTTTAGATTTTCTAATTTATCTCCAACTTGTGACAGCATCTGAATCAATACAGAAACAATACATAAAGCAGCGCCTACCCCTGTCGCAAATCTTGTTTCATTAAAGATACATGCAAATAGAAAGCACATACTTGCAAAAAACAACATCATGCCATATAAACCAATATTTAATGTCAGGAAAGCAGAAAGATCAATTCCTTCATCAAACATTAAATTTCCACATATAATAACCAAAATCGTTACATACGCAACTAAAATCAATATACCCATTGCAAGCATACACAACTGTGTCAGAATGATTGTTGAACGCTTGTGTGGTGTTGACAGTAAATAAGCCATAGAACCACGATCTACATAACGTACAATCAAACGATGACACATAAGGATTACGAAAATCAATGGAAAAACAATCAGGATAAACCCATATAAATAATTTGCGATGAATTCGATTAATGTTGAACCAGGGTTGCTCATTCCAAATGCTTCAAATACGCCTGGCATAGATTCTTTAAACATCTCTAAACTTTCTCCAAGTTTTGGATCATACATTGCCACAATCAATGAGCTATATAAGCTGAGCACCAGTAAAAACAATAAAATAACTTTTATATTTGCTTTGCATTCCCTTTTCCACAATGTTTTAGAAATCATTGATCTTCACCTCCATAATACTGCATAAACAGTTCTTCCAGACTTTGTGTACGCATTTGAAGATCCCGAATGGTATATTTCGATAAATCTTTGATAAATGCATCCACCTGTCCCTTTAAGGTGATCATGATTTCTTTTCCATCCCTTGTACATCCTTCATGGTTTTCCACAAATGCGATTGCATCCTGCTCATTTTCAAAACGCACTTCATAGATTTTTCGCTTATTATGACGTAATTCTTCCATATCTTTTGTGGCGATAATACAGCCATCTTTTATGATGACAACACGATCACATGTATGTTCAACTTCTTCAAAGATATGACTGGACATCAAAATTGTTTTCCCTTTGGCTTTTTCTTTTTTGATTAACTCCACAAATTTACTTTGCATCAAAGGATCGAGTCCACTGGTTGGCTCATCCAAAATTAAAATAGAAGGATCCTGCATAAAGGCAATCACAATGCCAATCTTTTGTTTCATCCCTTTTGACATTCTGCGAATCTTTCCTTTTGGATCTAATTCTAAATAATCAATCAATTCCTGTGCTTTGGAAAAATCTTTGATATGTTTCATATCTGCCATAAAATGGATAAACTCAATTCCTGTCATATCCTCCATAAAGGCAATTTCTCCAGGCAAATATCCAAGCTGTGCCTGTACCTTATCTGCATCCTTGAAACAATCTAGACCCATGATGGATACACTACCTTTATCTGGTGCAATAAATCCCATCAATTGACGAATGGTTGTAGTTTTCCCAGCACCATTAGGTCCTAGAAAGCCCACCACTTCCCCTTTTTCTACTGTAAAGCTTACATCAAATACACCTTTGTGATCCCCATAATCTTTGGTAATCTGGTGAATTTCTATCACACTCATAAATACTCCTTTCGATAGACCATCTGTTTAAACATTTCTTCCCAGCGATCATAATCTTCCATAATTTCATTGATATCCAGTTTTTCTTTTGTTTTTTGCTTCGTACGAATATAACCATCAGCCATCCATTGCAGCATCTGAAAGATATAAAATGGATCGATTCCTTCCTTGAATTTAAAAAGATCAATATGTGAAAAATAATCTGTAAACATTGTATTCACTTTTTGTTGGATATCCTGCGTTATTTTTTCTGCAATATTTTCATCATTCATATAATATGCTTTCATACAAAACTCCATAATATAAGCATGATTTGCGATTAATTCCATTTTCTTATCTGCGCCAAATCGCATAATTTCAAAGAAATCTGTTTTATTTTTTACACCTGCTTCATCAATTGTATCTACTAATAATTGTAGACAATATTGATAAACGTATTGATATAAGCTCTTTTTATTTTTAAAATAATAAAACAATAAACCTTTTGATATCCCTGCTTTTCTTGCAATTTCATCGGTCACTGCATGTTTGTATTCATTTGTGCCAAATACTTCCATTGCCGCATCAATGATACGCATTTGCTTTTCTTCTGTTAATTCCAGAAATTTCTCATTCATCTTTTTCCTCCATCACAAAGCATTAACTGACCTGGTCAATTACCATTGTAAAGCATTGACTATTTTTTACAAGCCCCCTTTGATATAAATTCGATATATTTATAAAAAGGCGTTGTCTATTTCTAGAAATATTCTTATTAATCATGCAGTCATGATGTTTATGAGCATATCCTATTTTGCTCATAGTTTATGCTGAAAAACGCCTTTTTATAGTTTTTGTACTGATATGACATACAATATAAAAGGCATAATAAAAAAATACACTTTATTCATATATATGAGTCAGTGTATTTTTATAAAACTAATTTAATTGTTGTTTTCTTCATTTACCAATATGATGTTTTCACATGCTTCTTTAATTTTTTTCAATTCTTCTGGTTGCATGCGATCATCACTAATCAATGTATCAATCGCATTAA
Coding sequences:
- a CDS encoding TetR/AcrR family transcriptional regulator, which produces MNEKFLELTEEKQMRIIDAAMEVFGTNEYKHAVTDEIARKAGISKGLLFYYFKNKKSLYQYVYQYCLQLLVDTIDEAGVKNKTDFFEIMRFGADKKMELIANHAYIMEFCMKAYYMNDENIAEKITQDIQQKVNTMFTDYFSHIDLFKFKEGIDPFYIFQMLQWMADGYIRTKQKTKEKLDINEIMEDYDRWEEMFKQMVYRKEYL
- a CDS encoding ABC transporter ATP-binding protein; this encodes MSVIEIHQITKDYGDHKGVFDVSFTVEKGEVVGFLGPNGAGKTTTIRQLMGFIAPDKGSVSIMGLDCFKDADKVQAQLGYLPGEIAFMEDMTGIEFIHFMADMKHIKDFSKAQELIDYLELDPKGKIRRMSKGMKQKIGIVIAFMQDPSILILDEPTSGLDPLMQSKFVELIKKEKAKGKTILMSSHIFEEVEHTCDRVVIIKDGCIIATKDMEELRHNKRKIYEVRFENEQDAIAFVENHEGCTRDGKEIMITLKGQVDAFIKDLSKYTIRDLQMRTQSLEELFMQYYGGEDQ
- a CDS encoding ABC transporter permease subunit, coding for MISKTLWKRECKANIKVILLFLLVLSLYSSLIVAMYDPKLGESLEMFKESMPGVFEAFGMSNPGSTLIEFIANYLYGFILIVFPLIFVILMCHRLIVRYVDRGSMAYLLSTPHKRSTIILTQLCMLAMGILILVAYVTILVIICGNLMFDEGIDLSAFLTLNIGLYGMMLFFASMCFLFACIFNETRFATGVGAALCIVSVLIQMLSQVGDKLENLKYVTPLTLFRPEEIIAMDQGALWSVGILYVGAVLLFTLGVMIFKRKDLSI
- a CDS encoding FtsX-like permease family protein, whose protein sequence is MYFKLALRNVKKSFRDFLIYFITLAFSVCLFYMFNSFQEQQYVMQLTTAQTDIVESLSRIMSSLSIFVAVVLAFLILYANNFLIKRRKKELGVYTLLGMPKHQISRILVYETFLIGLLSLISGLIIGFFLSQLLTVVTAHLFEVQLNYTFVFSFKATIMTILSFTLIFVVIMIFNSFILNRYQLIDLLNADKKHEQLKIKNIWVSVLIFIISIICIGWAYYKGIHEGLLAIELLGPIILAGSIGTVLFFLSLAGFMLTILQNSKNLYFRNLHCFIVRQIHASVNSNFLSMSVVCIMLLLSIGALSCGINMSSILNKTIKFSTPYDYTYTNHMHYYDYEKDEFDLYTTSPLNIEKAIDDIHLDPSYIASKTIARTYMDKDLSTSNPVFIDHIKKQDIKDYFKNQIGFVEIVSLHDYNTARQAYGMDPIQLKDHEAYLYSNYEMVMDGVKEIISKHPEISVFDQKVKVVNDDFERVSLFTTVDNGSMEYMTLVVPDAIIPANAIIHDEYWNANLTDKITPEKFSTYFKDQMYKTYDVPEDIHRFLQEYYIMDKDNVYQSSKGLSVTFTYIGIYLGIVFMIASAVILALQQLSNADENKKRYLILNKIGTDQKMINRTIFLEIAVYFLLPLLLAIVHSIVGIQIVNNIMVMFGKGNIFVSALFTAGIIVLIYGSYFCVTYIGYKNILKS
- a CDS encoding AAA family ATPase, with the translated sequence MKQIYITNIKIDSVRHLKDINIPLFGEKRKNLIITGKNGSGKTSVLEALSIYLKSVADDRSFNDYEDSLVFYKNRLEELKQQNNIQEINQCEAQIQFYEDKIQETRKGLKISFNVETADMYRAFQNGNMILAYYSADRVFKTEEVKNVEKVNFNEKYSINEKPSTKFVKYLVDLKVTQALALTGNKKEKADQIDEWFQSLEKLLKSIFGDESIKLIFDEEQFQFYISMQNREKFDFNTLSSGYAAILDIVVDIIMRMEKYTNRKFEYRMPGIVLIDEIETHLHLELQKNILQLLTSFFPNIQFIVTTHSPFVINSINNAVIYDLENHTLIPNGLNDIPYEGIIESYFNVNLLSKDLEEKFNRYKELVKKEQLEDEDFSEIARLQMFLEKIPDYLALDITTEYQALKLEFERRTDLQ